The sequence below is a genomic window from Halolamina litorea.
CAAGCTGACCGACGAACTCGGCGCCGACATCGTCGCCGTCTCGGACTCCTCGGGCGCAATCCACGACGCCGGCGGCTTCGACCCCGTCGCCGTCAAGGAGTTCAAGAACGAGACCGGCTCCGTCAGCGGCTACGAGGGTGCCGAGTCCATGAGCAACGCCGACCTGCTCACGATGGACGTCGACCTCTTGATCCCCGCGGCACTCGAGAACGCCATCGACGGCGACCTGGCAGAGGACGTCGAGGCCGACGTGATCGTCGAGGCCGCGAACGGCCCGCTCACGCCCGACGCCGACGACGTGCTGACCGGGAAGGGTGTCCACGTCTTCCCGGACATCCTCGCCAACGCCGGCGGTGTGACCGTCTCCTACTTCGAGTGGGTCCAGAACCGCCAGCGCTTCTACTGGGACGAGGAGCGTGTCAACGACGAACTGGAGTCGGTCATCACCAGCGCCTTCGACGACCTCACGACCGCCTACGAGAGCTTCGACCTGCCGAACTTCCGGACCGCGGCGTACGTCGTCGCCATCCAGCGCGTCGTCGACGCCTTCACCGACAACGGCAACTGGCCCTGAGCGCGAACCGAACCGCGATCGCCCGTTACGGCTTTTCCCGTTCGTTAAGTGACACGGAACGCCCCGTATCGCCCGCTTCGGTAGTTCTTTCATCGCCGACGCCGAGGATCGCGTATGACCAATCTCGGACTCGTGGTGGCGCAGTTCAACGCCTCTGTCACCGAACAGATGGCGGACGCGGCGGCCGACGCCGCAGCCGATCGGGGGGTCGATCTGACCGAGACCGTCGACGTGCCGGGCGCCTACGACAGCCCGCTCGCGGCCGACCGACTGGCCCGCCGTGACGACATCGACGCCGTCGCCGTCGTCGGCGCCGTCGTCACCGGCGACACCGACCACGATCAGGTGATCAGTGACGCGACCGCACAGTCGCTCCAGTCTGTGGGGCTGGACCGGGACACGCCGATCACGTTCGGCATCTCCGGGCCGGGACAGAGCGGCGCGGAGGCCCGCGAACGGGTGGAGAAGGGTGCGGCGGCCGTCGATGCCGCGGTCGACCTCGTGGAGGCCCTGCCATGAGCCGCGAGTGGGAGTTCGCCGAGCGCGTCGGCCGCGTCGAGCCGTCGGCGACCATCGCCATCGGCAACAAGGCCAGCGAACTGGAAGAGCAGGGCGTCGACGTGGTCGACCTCTCGGTCGGCGAACCCGACTTCCCGACGCCCGAGCGCGTCCGCGAGGCCGGCCAGGAAGCGATCGCTGACGGCCACACCGGCTACACGCCGTCGAGCGGGATCCCGGAGCTCCGCGAGGCGATCTCGATGGACCTGAAGGGGAAAGGAATCCCCGCCGGCCCCGAGAACGTCGTCGTCACGCCCGGCGCCAAGCAGGCGCTGTACGAGACCGCACAGGCGCTGGTCGACGAGGGCGACGAGGTCGTCCTGCTGGACCCGGCGTGGGTCTCCTACGAGGCGATCATCAAGCTCGCGGGCGGCGACCTCACCCGCGTCGATCTGGGCCAGCACGACTTCGAACTGGAGCCCGCGCTGGACGATCTGGCCGCGGCGATCTCCGACGAGACGACGATGCTGATCGTGAACTCACCGTCGAACCCTACCGGCGCCGTCTTCTCCGACGCCGCACTGGAGGGAGTCCGTGATCTGGCGGTCGAACACGACGTGACCGTCGTCGCCGACGAGATCTACGACCAGATCACCTTCGACGCCGACCCGACCTCGCTGGCCTCCCTCGATGGCATGGCCGAGCGGACGGTGACGGTCAACGGCTTCTCGAAGGCCTACTCGATGACCGGCTGGCGGCTGGGCTACCTCGCGGCGCCCGAGCCGATGATCGATCAGGTCTCGAAGATCCACAGCCACTCGGTGACGTGTGCGGCCAACTTCGTCCAGCGCGCCGGCGTCGAGGCGCTGCAGAGCGTCGAGACCGAGGTGGCGACGATGGTCGAGGCCTTCGAGAAGCGCCGCGACCTCGTCGTCGACCTGCTCGCCGACCGCGGGAAGGTGATCCCGCGCCCACAGGGGGCGTTCTACGCGATGATCCCGACCGATGAGGGGCCGACCGACGACGTGGCGTGGTGTGACGCCGCGATCGAGGACGCCCACGTCGCGACCGTTCCCGGAAGCGCGTTCAACGCGCCGGGCTACGCCCGCATCTCCTACGCCGCCAGCGAGGAGCGCCTCAAGGAGGGCTTCTCGCGGCTGGCCGAGGAAGGCCTGATCTGACCCCCCGGCCGACTCGTTTCTAGCGGTTCCCGTGGTTCCCCGGTTTCCGCGGTTTCAGTAGATCGACGCGCCCGCGTAGAGCGCGGCGACGAGGAAGAGCCAGACCACGTCGACGAAGTGCCAGTACAGCGAGACCAGCGCGACCGAGAGGTCACGCTCCTCGTCGAACTGGCCCTGTTTCCCGCGAACGTAGGTGATCACCAGCAGGAGCGTCCCGAAGGCGACGTGCAGGCCGTGGAGCCCCGTCAGCCCGAAGAAGGCCGAGAAGAACACGCCGCTGGTCCAGTCGACCCCCTCGAAGACGATGAACTCGTTGTACTCGACGATCTGGCCGGCGAGGAACAGTCCGCCGAGGCCGATGGTGATCCCCAGTAGCCGGTGGAACCGCTCCCGGTTCCCCGAAGCCAGCGAGTGGTGAGCGAAGTGAAGCGTGACAGAGGAGAGCACCAACACGGCCGTGTTGCTCACGACGAGGACGTTCAGGAGGTCGATCTCCGGCAACAGCGAGTCCGCTGGCGGCCACGGCCCCGCGCGGATGTCGAAGTAGTAGGCGAACAGGGCGCCGAAGGTAGCGATCTCCGAGGCGATGAAGCCGAGCATCCCCCAGCGCAGCGAGCGGGCGCTCCGGCGGTCGGTCCCACGGGTCCAGAAGTGCGCGATGAAGCCGTGATAGAGCCAACCGTAGACGCCGATCAGCGTGATCCCGACGGCGCCGACGAACGCGATCGGTCCGATCTCGGGCGCGACGATCGAGTTCCGGCCGCGGCCCAGCAGGAACAGCGCGGCGCTGACGTAGACCGCCGCGGCGCCGATGGCGGTGAGGATCGGCCACCACGACGCCTCGCCGACGCCCCGGGGCCAGTCCTCGACGACCGGGTGGTGCTCGTGGTCGTCGTGGACGGCATGAGCGTCGTCGCTCTCGACCGGCTCGGGCTCCTCGGCTGTCTCGAACTGGAAGCCGCTCTCGGCCTCCTGCCAGTCGTCGCCGTCGCTGGTGGCGTCGTCGGTCGACCCGGCGTCGCCGAGGAACTCGAACCCCTCGCCGTCGCCGTCGGCGTCACGACCCATTCGTCCGAAACCCACAGGCCGCGCCAATAAATGCGTCCACGGCCGGAGTCACCGGACCGTGCCGGCTCAGCGGTGGCCCGAGACTTCGACCGGCTCGTAGGGTGCTTCGAGATACTCCATCTCGGAGGACGAGAGCGACACGTCGAGGGCTTCGACGGCGTCCTCCAGGTGTTCGACGCTGGTGGTGCCGACGATGGGGGCGTCGACGGCGTCCTTGTGGAGCAGCCACGCGAGCGCGATCTGGGCCATCTTGAGCCCCTTCTCGTCGGCCAGCTCCTCGACGCGTTCGTTCACTTCGCGGCCGCCGTTGTCGAGATACGGGTGGCGGTCGGCGTCGGACTCGCTCTGCCCGCGCGCGGTCGCCTCAAGCTCCTCGTGGGGCCGAGCGAGGAACCCCCGGGCCAGCGGCGACCACGGGATGACGCCGACGTTCTCCTGCTGGGTGAGCGGGAGCATCTCGCGTTCCTCCTCGCGGTAGAGGAGGTTGTAGTGGTTCTGCATGGTCGCGTAGCGTTCGAGGTTCTCGCGTTCGCTGGTGTGGAGCGCGTCGGCGAACTGGTGGGCCCACATCGAGGAGGCGCCGACGTAACGGGCCTTTCCGCGGCGGACAGCATCGTCGAGTGCCGACATCGTCGTCTGGATCGGGGTGTCGTAGTCCCAGCGGTGGGTCTGGTAGAGGTCGATGGTGTCCATCCCCAACCGGTCGAGGGAGGCGTCGAGCTCCTGTTCCAGCGCCTTTCGCGAGAGTCCGCCGGAGTTCGGATCGTCCTCGCGCATCTGGAAGAAGCCCTTGGTGGCGACGACCATCTCGTCGCGGTCGTACTCCGCGAGCGCGTCGCCGAGGATGCGCTCGGACTCGCCCCGCGAGTACATGTTTGCCGTATCGAAGAAGTTGATCCCGAGTTCGACCGCGCGGTCGATCAGTTCCCGGCCGTCCTCCTCGCCGAGCACCCAGTCGCGCCAGTCGGGGTCGCCGAAGCTCATGCAGCCGAGCGCGATCCGCGATACCTTCATGCCCGTGTCGCCGAGGGTGGTGTACTCCATGCGGGTGGGTTGCACGCAGCGGGCAAAAAGCCACCCACGCCGGCGAACCCCTTAGTCCCGGAAACTCGCGGCGTAGACGAGGAACGCCCCCGTCAACAACACGAACGCGAGAAACGTCACCAGCGAGAGGACGATCACGATCGGTCCTAACACGTCGAGGTAAGCGTCGCCGCCGGCCGTCGCCGACAGCGCGATGGCTGCGAGCAGCGCGGCGATCAGTCCCAGCAGCCAGTCTCTCAGCAGGTCTTCGTACTCCATGGTCTCCACTCCGCCCGTGTAGGGTAAACTCCACCGGCCGGACGAACTTTACCCCGAGCGCTCGAGGTCCCCGCCATGGAACCGCCCCGCTACGCCCCACGTCCCGACCGACGACGACGATGACGCTGTGGCTGCTCGGTACCCACCTCGACCGGACCGCCGACTACCTCGCCGAACACGACCGCGTTCTCCTCGTCGAGGCGACGGCGTTCGCCGACCGCCGACCGTACCACCCGCACAAGCTGACGCTCGTGTTCGCGGCGATGCGCCAGTTCCGCGACGACCTGCGCGAGCGCGGCCTGACAGTCGACTACCGGCAGGCCGAGACGTTCGCTGAGGGGCTCGACGCTCACTTCGACGACCACCCCGAGGACGACCTGACGATACCTCGGCCGGCCGCGCACGGCGCCGAAGACCGGCTTCGCGGGCTCGTCGACGCCCGCGGTGGGAGCCTCTCGTTCGTCGCCAATCCGACGTTCCTGCTCACTCCCGACGAGTTCGACGAGTGGGCCGACGGCCGAACCACGAACGACCCCGACACCTACCGCCTCGAAGGGTTCTACCGCCACCTGCGCCGCGAGACGGGCGTGTTGATGGACGGCGACGAACCCGTCGGCGGGGAGTGGAACTACGACGAGGAGAACCGTGAGACGCCACCCGACGACTGGGAGCCGCCGGAGCCACCGCTGTTCGAACCTGACGAGACCACCCGCGAGGTAGGCTCGTGGGTCGACGCCGAGTTCGAGACGTTCGTCGACGGCGACACAGAGGCCGCACCGTTCCGCTGGCCGGTCACCCGTGAGGAGTCGCTGTCGGCGCTGGAGACGTTCGTCGACGCCCGGTTCGCCGAGTTCGGCCGGTACCAGGACGCGATGGTCGCGGGCGAATGGGCGATGAGCCACTCGCTGCTCTCGGCGTCGATAAACCTCGGGCTTCTCCGCCCGATGGAAGTGGTCGAACGGGCCGAGCAGGCCTACGAGGACGGTGACGCACCGATCAACAGCGTCGAGGGGTTCGTCCGACAGCTACTGGGCTGGCGGGAGTTCATGCGTCACGTCTACCGACGCTCCATGCCGGAGATGGCCGAGGCGAACCAACTCGACCAGCGCGAGGAACTCCCGCCCGCGTACTGGACCGGCGAGACCGACATGACTTGCCTCTCGGAGGCCGTTAACCACGTCCGGGAGCGTGGCTACGCCCACCACATCGAGCGCCTGATGGTGCTCTCGAACTTCGCGCTGGTCTACGGTGCCGACCCCGGAGCACTCAACGAGTGGTTCCACCAGGGGTTCGTCGACGCGTTCCACTGGGTCACGACGCCCAACGTCGTCGGGATGGGCTCGTTCGCCACCGACGCACTCTCCTCGAAACCCTACGCCTCCTCGGGGAGCTACGTCAATCGCATGAGCGACTACTGCAAATCGTGTCCCTACGCCGTCTCGCGGGACACCGGCGAAGGGGCGTGTCCGTTCAACAGCCTCTACTGGACGTTCCTCCGGGACAACGAGGAGACCCTGCGCGGGACCGGGCGGATGGGCCTGATG
It includes:
- the ribH gene encoding 6,7-dimethyl-8-ribityllumazine synthase, which codes for MTNLGLVVAQFNASVTEQMADAAADAAADRGVDLTETVDVPGAYDSPLAADRLARRDDIDAVAVVGAVVTGDTDHDQVISDATAQSLQSVGLDRDTPITFGISGPGQSGAEARERVEKGAAAVDAAVDLVEALP
- a CDS encoding pyridoxal phosphate-dependent aminotransferase, coding for MSREWEFAERVGRVEPSATIAIGNKASELEEQGVDVVDLSVGEPDFPTPERVREAGQEAIADGHTGYTPSSGIPELREAISMDLKGKGIPAGPENVVVTPGAKQALYETAQALVDEGDEVVLLDPAWVSYEAIIKLAGGDLTRVDLGQHDFELEPALDDLAAAISDETTMLIVNSPSNPTGAVFSDAALEGVRDLAVEHDVTVVADEIYDQITFDADPTSLASLDGMAERTVTVNGFSKAYSMTGWRLGYLAAPEPMIDQVSKIHSHSVTCAANFVQRAGVEALQSVETEVATMVEAFEKRRDLVVDLLADRGKVIPRPQGAFYAMIPTDEGPTDDVAWCDAAIEDAHVATVPGSAFNAPGYARISYAASEERLKEGFSRLAEEGLI
- a CDS encoding cytochrome c oxidase subunit 3 translates to MGRDADGDGEGFEFLGDAGSTDDATSDGDDWQEAESGFQFETAEEPEPVESDDAHAVHDDHEHHPVVEDWPRGVGEASWWPILTAIGAAAVYVSAALFLLGRGRNSIVAPEIGPIAFVGAVGITLIGVYGWLYHGFIAHFWTRGTDRRSARSLRWGMLGFIASEIATFGALFAYYFDIRAGPWPPADSLLPEIDLLNVLVVSNTAVLVLSSVTLHFAHHSLASGNRERFHRLLGITIGLGGLFLAGQIVEYNEFIVFEGVDWTSGVFFSAFFGLTGLHGLHVAFGTLLLVITYVRGKQGQFDEERDLSVALVSLYWHFVDVVWLFLVAALYAGASIY
- a CDS encoding aldo/keto reductase, with amino-acid sequence MEYTTLGDTGMKVSRIALGCMSFGDPDWRDWVLGEEDGRELIDRAVELGINFFDTANMYSRGESERILGDALAEYDRDEMVVATKGFFQMREDDPNSGGLSRKALEQELDASLDRLGMDTIDLYQTHRWDYDTPIQTTMSALDDAVRRGKARYVGASSMWAHQFADALHTSERENLERYATMQNHYNLLYREEEREMLPLTQQENVGVIPWSPLARGFLARPHEELEATARGQSESDADRHPYLDNGGREVNERVEELADEKGLKMAQIALAWLLHKDAVDAPIVGTTSVEHLEDAVEALDVSLSSSEMEYLEAPYEPVEVSGHR
- a CDS encoding cryptochrome/photolyase family protein; the encoded protein is MTLWLLGTHLDRTADYLAEHDRVLLVEATAFADRRPYHPHKLTLVFAAMRQFRDDLRERGLTVDYRQAETFAEGLDAHFDDHPEDDLTIPRPAAHGAEDRLRGLVDARGGSLSFVANPTFLLTPDEFDEWADGRTTNDPDTYRLEGFYRHLRRETGVLMDGDEPVGGEWNYDEENRETPPDDWEPPEPPLFEPDETTREVGSWVDAEFETFVDGDTEAAPFRWPVTREESLSALETFVDARFAEFGRYQDAMVAGEWAMSHSLLSASINLGLLRPMEVVERAEQAYEDGDAPINSVEGFVRQLLGWREFMRHVYRRSMPEMAEANQLDQREELPPAYWTGETDMTCLSEAVNHVRERGYAHHIERLMVLSNFALVYGADPGALNEWFHQGFVDAFHWVTTPNVVGMGSFATDALSSKPYASSGSYVNRMSDYCKSCPYAVSRDTGEGACPFNSLYWTFLRDNEETLRGTGRMGLMYSHVDDKDDEEWEALEARAETVREKARNGTL